The Salminus brasiliensis chromosome 14, fSalBra1.hap2, whole genome shotgun sequence genome contains the following window.
ATCAAATCAAGTTAGCTAATCCTGTGATAATCAGCCATACCTCACACCAGAGACGTGACATTTACGCGTCTAGTAACGCGCTGATACATTAGCCCAGCCTGCCTTTATTGCCATTGTATGTCACACTACACCAGTTTAGAATCCGTgaacagcagaactgcagaagAGAGGGTTTGGGAAAATGCATATCTGTAGGAAGATCATACCGCAATACTCACTTTCCACAGAATGGACAGAACTGCGTCCCTTTTCCTCGGTGATGCGCAGAAAGCAGGTGCAAAGCTTATCACCCAccggtcagcagcacaggagtcACTGGTTTATCAGCTCTGGCAGCTATCGTGTCGGTTTCAGCCTCTACATTTAAATCTTTCTGGCATCCCTGCTTCTTCAAAAGATTGTACTGAGGCAAAAAAAGCTATTCTAAAAATGGGAAAATTGGAGGTTCCTTTATAATGCATGCGCAGGTGCAGGAGTGGATAATCCATGGTTCCAAAAACAAGCCTTTTTCTGTACATTAGagcataatttaaaaatacGACCCTGCAGAGGTGCTTCCTTTCTTCTGAATGAACTAATTACTAAACTCACTAACTAATACATAAAAGCCACGTCGTATCGCATAAAAACCCATATGTACCCCCGAAGCATTAAATGTGGTTTGGGTGGTTTGTAAGCTCCACCCACATCAATGACAGATCTGTAATTTTGCgccaaataaataattaaatccaGTTTTAAAAACTCACGCGCTCCTGAGCGAGAGCACAGCTGCAGAACCAAGCGCAATGGAGGGAGGAGGGATCGCCACTCCGCTCAGCATCTCTCCCTTTACCTGCTGAGTCGCGCTACAGTCAGGGACCGAAACGTTTGAGAAGGATCATGGCATGGCTTTAAACCGCAACGAGACGTGTCCCAGCCTGCTGGAGACCATCAACACCACCTCTTTTGCAAGTTTGCCTGGGCTGGAGCATGGACACTGCCTCTTCACCTCCATCCTCCCTTCAGAAACAGCAGTCCATTTGCTGGTTTTGATCTTTGTGGCACTAATCGTCTTCTCCCTGCTGGTGAACGTATGCGCTCTGCTTGGCCTCGGCCGCTCCGAGGACCTGTCCTGGGAGCCACGCTTCACCTTGCTCAAGAACCTCATCCTAAGCGACCTCCTTCTCATCCTGAGCCAGGGTCCCACCATCATCACCTGCCTGCTGATGAGGCGCACCTTACCGTACGGCATCTGGTGCCTCATTCAGTACTTTCTCAACACCATGTGCATCTTTTGCACCATCCTCACCATCACCTGCATGGCGCTGGAGCGATACCTGTACGTATGCCAGGCCATCTACTACCTCCACATCCTCACCTCCAAACGTCTCCACCTCATCATTGGGCTTACCTGGCTGCTTTCGCTGACAATATCAACCATCAACGTGCTCCTCATGAGTGCAGGGCACGAGGCTGCATTGGTTGGCCAGTCTACCACGGGGCTCCTGTGCGAGCCGGACACCCTGGAGGTCCACCTGGGCTTCCCCCGTGCCGTGGCCATCTTTCGGAAGGTGAGCGGCTTCACACTGACCATGCTCTGCATCCTTTCCTATTCGTTCTCCTACTTTCGCATATACCAGGAGGCTCGCAACGCAGTGCAGCCCTTCCAGCAGGTGAATCGCAGGGCACGCAACACAGTGCTCTTCTACTGCTCCATGTTCCTGCTGCAGCTGCTCCCCGTGCTCCTGAAGATCGTGACGGATGCTCTGTGGGAGCTGGAGGGCACTGAGACCATGGCCTCCATGCTGATGGACTCTCCAGGATGGACCCCTGCTGGAACTCTGCACATCATGCTGCTGGTTCTTCTGCAGGTGCCTCCATGCATCAACCCGCTGATTTATGGACTTCGCAACCAGGAGGTGAGGCAGTCTCTACCCAGGTTAATCTGGTGGAGGAAGCACCAGGAGGTGGCCATACTCAACTAACAAGAAATGTCCTCTTAATATTGGTGGATGTACTGGTTTGGTCCACTGAAAAACATTAGGGGGTGGTATGCGTGCCATatcttcattcagaagacacTCATCAACGTACATACTTGATTGCTTACAGGTCACAGCATGATACTGTATAAATGACATTCATCAGGCATAAAACAATGGGTTGCCTTGATGCTTCTATTTTTGCAGCAGATTGTTTAAAACAACAATTTCTAAAGTACTGAAACCTTGAATATGCAAGTTTTAGATGATATTAAATTCCAGCAACTGGTAGTTGCATCTCTGCACATTATGGAGAATGATATCACTGCCAGTCCTTGGAATTAGTTCACTGAATTGTTTGCCTCTGCCATTCTGATTTTTCTTCTACCTTTTGAATGTAGCTTTCTAGGATGGAGAAAGCTTCAAATTGATGTTTCCTTACTTTGGAGTTAACGAGTTTAAACTAAATAACATTACTAATAATGTATGGTGTACTTTATTGCTGTGAAATGTACTGTGGATGTCGTTTGTAGATAAtgcacattaaaacatttttttaaaacaattaataTCACTTCACTTGGATGGTTCATTGTagcctcgtagatgctcacctggcATTCAACTGACATGCAACTgaactgaatgtaaatgatctactgaatgtaaccctacacctaacccttaccctaaccctaaccttacccttactcGTTAATGGTTAACTTAGGGTTAGTTTAAAGgttttggttagggttaggtgtgtTAGCCCCAACCTTACCCTTTAAggattaggttagggttagatttaagatttaggttaaggtgaagtgcagggttacattcaatagacaattatttacattcagcttaggGTTTAGTTGGACTTAACACAAATTCATTTGAATatcagttgaatgtcaggtaagCATCTACGAAGCGTCTATAATAGACCATCCGTGTAAAGAGAGACCAAGTATTTTTGCAAGAGATGAACAGAATACTTTGTTGTTCATGAGAAATGCAGATTAGTGTGTGTATTCTACTGGCCTTTTTGCAATCTAAAAAAAGTCTGGATTGATATAAGAAAAATATTGTTCAGGTACACTGCAgtaactttattattttattttataactaatttattttaatagctagcattgttgtgttgtgttttaccAGTTGAAGCTATTTAATATCTAGTAATGTTCTTGATTGATCTTCAGGTGTGGCTTTGATTGTCTCAGTAATGAATGATGTATGTGTTCTGTAATGTGTGCAAACCtatgtttttaatgtatataattCCATAAGAAATTATGTAATTATAGACAATTGTTGCTGTTCCACATCCCCCCCTGTGCTACAGAGAGCTAgacaacagcaataataatgcaaaaataacatacacaagtgcatttcctgaaaaAAACAATTGGACCAATTGTGCAACTGATGTTATTCCCTGGTATCACGAGTGTTTTGTTGGTTAGTTGCTATGGTACATCACATGGTTGTTAGTAGTTGGACAtgctgttccaggtggttgctaaggtgttgctacgAGGTTTTTATGTATGATATCTTGGGTGGTTGCAAGGGTGTTTGCTAGCTGATTGCAGTGGTTGCAGGTGGTTACTAAGGTATCTCAGGTGATTATTAATGTGTTGCTAGGCAGATGCTGTattgtttcaggtggttgttagagtgttgctaggcagttactATGGTATTCCATGTGAATGCTAGATTATAACTGGGTGATTCCTATGGGTGTTTGCTAAGGTTGCCAGTAAATCTGACTCTGAGCTGATATAATACATATCACAGTAAGTGACTtcacttaaactttctgaagaTCGAAACATCATATATTGTAGCAAGAAAAATGATGATTAGCAGATGTTTGACTGTTATGACAGTATTGAATGTAGGAAGGGCACTCAAAATgacattgggcctcattcaccaatcgTTCTTAATAAGTAATGTCTTAAAAACCAATAACACAGTTTTCACCAAGATTCTggcattcaccagtgttttctaaCTTGGGCTGGTTCAATTTACGAGGACAGTAGTATCTATCATTTGAGGAGCCTAGCTGCTAACAATCATTTTTCAAGAACAAATCTAAGAACATTTTAGGAAGAAATGGGTAAATGAGACGTAATCTTTTTATtaactaattaaaataaatatgcatATAGATGAATTTAATTCACTGTGATATGAATAGAAATCTAACTGTAATTATTGCCACCTGCTGAGTGTTACAGCTTTCAACTGTCCAGACTTGACCAGGAATGTTAAATTGTTCTTACTAGATAAACCCTAAGAAGTCTATGATACGGGTATTCTCTTTATCGATGGGTTGTGCTCGATAGTAAGATGCATAGTATGCATTTTAATATACCTGATAATTTTACATGTTTCACATTGTTTGTGACAGAGCGATCATTCATGTGCTGTAATACGGAGAATGTTTCATTGGTTTAATTAAACACTACCTCCctggtgtgtgcagtgtgtgcagcaaTGTGCATTTTCAGTGTATGTCAGCTGACTAGATCTAATCATCTTATTTAGACAGAACAGTTATACAGTCTTGAAATGAAATAAGAAACCCTATTTCACACTATTCTCACTGCGCTACACAGCTGCAGTTCGGGTTGTAGGATCGATCCTTGCTCTGGTCTCTGTCTTGGAGGAGTTTGATGTGTTCTCATGTCTGCATGGGTTTCCTCCAGCTGCTCTGTGTTTTTAGAGCTCCCAGAAATACAAATGGTAGATGAATTGGCCATTTTAGGGGTAAGTGATAAgaggatgaatggatagatgttTAGATAGGATCTGTGCTACTTTTCTGTGTTTTATGTTGCAGTTCATTAAAATGTAGACCATGacccttaaacacacacacacttagtagATCAAGTTATTTCTTAATGAATATCCAATGTTAAATGACTGGATCACTGCTTGGCCTTAAAGCTACATGAGAAGTTGAatgatgtgtttttgtgtatccttttttttttttttggatcaaaTTTTTAAGATTAATTTTAAAGATTAACTTATTTAAGATCTTCTTCAAAGTTACAGTATTGTTTTGGAGGCCTTTCCACTaagtaaaaatgtttaaaacaaaATTTATATGCTAGTTTTAGCTGATTGCAGACTACATAGACCAAATACATTTGACTCATATCTAGCCATAAcaccttaaacatgcatttACTCACTGTAAGATGCAAGTGATAATAAATATGCTTTAAAATCCCAAATTAAAATTGGCAGTTTTTACCATAAGTTGGTGCTAAATAGTTAATGTAGCTTGGAAGCTTGCAATATAAATTCCAGCTGTGGACTGTAGACTTTTCCATTAAAATCACAGTGGTTCTGGAAGCGAAGTGGGAGTGGGAGTGATGCTGGCCTATAGGTCACGAACCATACAGACTACGACCAGAGAACCACTATGGCACAAACAGTGAGACAAACACTGAGTCAAACCCCGCAGCAGAACAACTGGAGGTGGGACAACAGAGAGTCACACCAACCTCTCTGGTCAAACTCTGAGGccaaaccaatcagaatcttgcTTCAGGGAGGGGCAGGAAAACATAGTCAAGCTCAGAGGCAGAGCCTCCCAAATAGTAACGTCAGCGTGCGTTTAGTGAGAACTGCTGTACATCATTAATCCAGTAAATGTTTTACTAAGAAATAGTTGACTCTGTTCATAAACAGGTTTTTGAGACATGGTATATTTTAAATTAGATTATAGCTTGGACAGAGACTGTCCGTAGAGCTTAGAGTTAGTGTTCTGTAACGTCAGAGATCTGGTGGTGTTTTCACAGTCAGAGAAAGTGGTCATTTCGTCAGTCAGTCAGCGTTCCACTAGAACAGTTACTGATACTTCTCCATTAACAAACTAAACTTCCTGCTTCCTTTCAAATTAACTGCACACAGTGTTGGGTTTGTCAACACAAACCAGTCAACCCTCTTAAAAAACTAATTCTAGATCAGCACTTCCACTCCTGAATAGGTTGTGAATACAGCTTATCTGAAAGTCACATCCATCTGGTCTGAAAGCAGGGCACAACTGCAGAACGACCATATTGCAGGAGTTTAACTTCCCACTTGACAAATTACAAGTTCTAACACTAACAGGGTTACAAtctgtatttaaaataaataaataaaaagtcaggGACTCTCATAATGGCTTAACAGGGAAAACACACAAATCTGTTCTTATGCAAGTTAACTTGTACTTACAGGTTTCACAATTTTTTCAGAGAACACCAAAACCATTGCAGATAATCAGGTCTTTTCCTAGCCACTGACATATCAGAGCACAGCTAAGCACAGGCTCCTTTTAAATGAGCGACCAAGGAGAGAAACTGCAAACACTGCATGGAAATTGAACTGAGTCAAAGGGTATTCTGGTGCACAGTATGGCCACTGCAACTCATACTACCCTTAGTAGCAGTGGTGAGTGGAAGCTTTCTTTGTAACAAGCTCTGGACAAAGGATTTTAGTTAGTCGCACAGAGTCATTCAGAATTACTGCATGCAGGCAGGGAAGTAAGCTTGTTCACTCAAGCTGATCATGCTGTGAATAGACACTAGCACATTTCACTTGAATAATTTTAGGGCATTGGATAATGAAGTTCTAACACTCATATGGTCAAATAATAAAACCCCAAGTAAACCTTATTGAAATATGGAAGTTTCTGTTCACATGTGTCTGATACTACAGAAAATTCTACACAAAGTAGAAagagtggggtgggggggggctttcaatgaaagtcaatgtaaagactCGCCAAATAACTTAGGATCACTtccatcagtcagtcaatcatgAAAACTACCATATTCAAGTGGTGACGTAgtaaaagacagataaagcttTGGTTTCAACATTGTGGTCTTTTGAGTCAAGAAATAATCAAGTGCCCACACGGTTTACATTAAAGTTCCCATATTTATTGATGCATAATTGCAAGCTTTTGACCTCTTAAGTGAGCAACAAGAAAACACTCCAGGACCATGACCAAGACACAAATCCAACTACACCAAAAAGATCTAAAACATCATTCCAAATGATCACATTAGGGGTTGGTTCCCCTCAGACAGGGGAAAAGCCCATCAGAGGAAACCAACTACACTTTCCTTTCAATACAGAGTTTCCATTAAGAACACCACATAGCCCAGGCAAGACAAGGATTAAATCTCTGTAGGATTAGCCTTCAGCTATGTTTCAAATGAGACATAAATAAGTCGCCTCTTagacaaatacaaaaacatccaCATAAAACTGACAATAATTAGACTTTAACAAAAGACTACGTGTTTGCACGTCTCATACGAGTGAAAGGGGATCGAGGGACGGTCAGTGGACGCGTGCTCTGCTTCAGCACCAGTGGCTTGTACCTTCTCACTGGGTTAGCTCTGAATCTGGAATCctttgaccaaaaaaaaaaaaaaggggaggggggggagaaTGAGTAACTCTGAAAGAAGCAGGAATGGTAAATAGATTGAATGAGCAGATTGATAGAGAAGCCATTACCAGGAGGCTTTCCTCCCTCAGCTGATCCAGCCTCATCTCACGGGCGACTCTTTGCAAGGAGTCACGTTGATCAAAGGAGAAGGGCTGCTGTTGCAGACGGTCCACTtgcctttaaaatatttttttaaattaataatttaatttattaataaataaaaagcacatCTAGTTGTGACATACAcacaattatatatacataaaatataataacttCAGGATGACCAGAATAACTGAAAGTGAAGCACTTTCagtcactttttaaaaatgtgacaGGCACACACTAACCTGGATTGAGTAATGAACACTGGGTGTGAAGCACGTGGAGATGAACTGTTGAGCTGACTGGACGGGTGGGCTGGTGAAGATGAGCGAGCAGCGTGTAGCCCACCTACAACCCGACAAACCACCAATGAGAAAGCTGTCCATCCAGCTAAAGCTGCAGTGGTAAAGTGAAGTGCACACAGCTGTGGGATTTACTTGTTTCAGAGTCCCCGTTTCTCGCCATCGGACGGACAGTTGCCACTTGACATGGCCTGGAGCCCCACTGAGTTTTCCATCTGCCAAATTCTTTTGTTTCGGATTTCTGAGGCTCTAAcaggaaaaaaaaggggggggggggaaactGCCACAACTAAAAAAAGTGAATTCCTGGACATTCGTGAAACAGTTTATGGGACCAACCTGATTCAGTATAACCACTGACATCGCATTCAGCCATACTGCTGAAACATCCCTCGCTGCTTTCAGCACAGGTACGATCGTGTGCTTTTATCGACGCAGGTTTGCCAATCTTGAGCAGCGGGTCTTGACCAGCCAGTCAGAAAGACGCAGCGATCAGGTCGTGAGGATAAAGGTGTTATATCAGCCtcattcttctcctctcctctagcTTGACAAAGCCTTAATAAACTCACGTGTGACAGGATTGGCTACAGTTTACACTTAAGCTTCACCATCACCTTTAAATGTGAGAAATTCGGAAACGCAAAGCTAATCCTTTTCAGGTGCGGCCCCTGATTGGGGGCGACGGCGTGCTGTGATTGGTTGGCCTGATGTCGGCGATTGAAGTAAAGGCCCTGCTGTTGGCCTTTGTGTTTTGGACCGGCTACTGTTATCTGGCCTAATGAGctaatggttgctgtggtgcaaCCGCACCGCACCGCACCGCACCGCACCGCACCGCACCGCACCGCACGATTTAGGGCGCgtctgtgtgtctttgctatcgtaacgccgggcatgtactaagtctcttaattattcataggtgtgttttgggcgtaacgtgcaatgatcacttgccattccctttaagagccaggtgcggtctgacttcaATGGCGTATCGCATCACGTggtctgggaaggcttgctaGCGCCTCGCCTCTAGAAAAATGTAGCTATATTTAGTATTCGGTTTATTATTCTTataaaagtttgcatagctgccaactggcacGCGCTAAAGATTTGTGCACAGGGACATCTGCGTGTCCATGTGTGCGCAACAagcgtctgcctaggttgtttgcGGTCAGTGGCGCACTTCTGTCTGGCAATACGCCAAAAAATTTCCTGAACACACCTcgtttcgagaccaccacgacatttacatttatggcatttagctgacgctcttatccagagcaacttacaaggttactggtattacagaggtgggccaatgtagtgttaggagtcttgcccaaggactcttattggtgtagcgcagcacagtcacccagactgggaatcaaaccccagtctcccacgtggtgtggtagctcactggcaggtagtggtgttatctgttgcgccacaccaaccaacgaCCATCGCCGTA
Protein-coding sequences here:
- the LOC140577456 gene encoding olfactory receptor 1G1, which produces MALNRNETCPSLLETINTTSFASLPGLEHGHCLFTSILPSETAVHLLVLIFVALIVFSLLVNVCALLGLGRSEDLSWEPRFTLLKNLILSDLLLILSQGPTIITCLLMRRTLPYGIWCLIQYFLNTMCIFCTILTITCMALERYLYVCQAIYYLHILTSKRLHLIIGLTWLLSLTISTINVLLMSAGHEAALVGQSTTGLLCEPDTLEVHLGFPRAVAIFRKVSGFTLTMLCILSYSFSYFRIYQEARNAVQPFQQVNRRARNTVLFYCSMFLLQLLPVLLKIVTDALWELEGTETMASMLMDSPGWTPAGTLHIMLLVLLQVPPCINPLIYGLRNQEVRQSLPRLIWWRKHQEVAILN